The proteins below come from a single Nocardioides eburneiflavus genomic window:
- a CDS encoding carboxyl transferase domain-containing protein, with amino-acid sequence MRELVDDLRARLARVRRGGSDAARQKHTDRGKLLVRDRVDRLLDPGSPFLELAPLAAHGMYGKDGDEYAVPSAGVVAGIGRVSGRECVIVANDATVKGGTYYPMTVKKHLRAQTIAAENHLPCIYLVDSGGAFLPMQDEVFPDREHFGRIFFNQANLSAAGIPQIASVMGSCTAGGAYVPAMSDETVIVRNQGTIFLGGPPLVKAATGEVVSAEDLGGGDVHARTSGVVDHLAEDDAHALAIVRSIVDTLPAATPVRAPVADVEEPHEPPESLYDVVPTDTRTPYDVREVIRRVVDGSRFHEFKKLYGDTLVCGFARIHGHEVGIVANNGILFSESALKGAHFIELCNQRKIPLVFLQNITGFMVGREYENKGIARDGAKLVTAVACSVVPKFTVVIGGSFGAGNYGMCGRAYDPRFLWMWPNARISVMGGEQAASVLATVRTDLEDEAAVEAFKAPIREQYETQGSPYYASARLWDDGIIDPADTRRVLGMALAATAYTPIPEPTYGIFRM; translated from the coding sequence ATGCGCGAGCTCGTCGACGACCTGCGCGCCCGGCTCGCCCGGGTGCGGCGGGGCGGGTCGGACGCCGCCCGGCAGAAGCACACCGACCGCGGCAAGCTGCTGGTCCGCGACCGCGTCGACCGGCTCCTCGACCCGGGCAGCCCGTTCCTGGAGCTCGCTCCGCTGGCTGCGCACGGGATGTACGGGAAGGACGGTGACGAGTACGCCGTCCCGTCGGCGGGTGTGGTGGCGGGGATCGGCCGGGTGTCGGGCCGCGAGTGCGTCATCGTCGCCAACGACGCCACGGTCAAGGGCGGCACCTACTACCCGATGACGGTCAAGAAGCACCTCCGCGCGCAGACCATCGCCGCGGAGAACCACCTCCCCTGCATCTACCTCGTCGACTCGGGCGGCGCGTTCCTGCCGATGCAGGACGAGGTGTTCCCCGACCGCGAGCACTTCGGGCGGATCTTCTTCAACCAGGCCAACCTGTCCGCGGCCGGGATCCCGCAGATCGCCAGCGTCATGGGCTCGTGCACCGCCGGTGGGGCGTACGTCCCGGCGATGTCGGACGAGACGGTGATCGTGCGCAACCAGGGCACGATCTTCCTCGGCGGGCCGCCGCTGGTGAAGGCCGCCACCGGCGAGGTGGTCTCGGCTGAGGACCTCGGCGGCGGCGACGTGCACGCCCGTACGTCGGGGGTGGTCGACCACCTCGCCGAGGACGACGCCCACGCGCTCGCGATCGTGCGCTCGATCGTCGACACCCTGCCCGCGGCCACCCCGGTGCGCGCGCCCGTCGCGGACGTCGAGGAGCCGCACGAGCCTCCGGAGTCGCTCTACGACGTGGTGCCGACCGACACCCGCACGCCCTACGACGTGCGCGAGGTGATCCGACGCGTCGTCGACGGCAGCCGGTTCCACGAGTTCAAGAAGCTCTACGGCGACACCCTGGTCTGCGGCTTCGCCCGGATCCACGGGCACGAGGTCGGCATCGTCGCCAACAACGGCATCCTGTTCAGCGAGTCGGCGCTCAAGGGCGCCCACTTCATCGAGCTGTGCAACCAGCGCAAGATCCCGCTGGTGTTCCTGCAGAACATCACCGGCTTCATGGTCGGGCGCGAGTACGAGAACAAGGGCATCGCCCGCGACGGCGCCAAGCTCGTCACCGCGGTCGCGTGCAGCGTCGTGCCGAAGTTCACCGTCGTCATCGGCGGCTCGTTCGGTGCCGGCAACTACGGCATGTGCGGGCGCGCGTACGACCCCCGCTTCCTCTGGATGTGGCCCAACGCCCGGATCTCCGTGATGGGCGGCGAGCAGGCCGCGTCGGTCCTCGCCACGGTCCGCACCGACCTCGAGGACGAGGCGGCGGTCGAGGCGTTCAAGGCGCCCATCCGCGAGCAGTACGAGACCCAGGGCTCGCCCTACTACGCCAGCGCGCGGCTGTGGGACGACGGGATCATCGACCCCGCCGACACGCGACGCGTGCTCGGGATGGCGCTCGCGGCCACGGCGTACACCCCGATCCCCGAACCGACCTACGGCATCTTCCGCATGTGA
- a CDS encoding sensor histidine kinase, with amino-acid sequence MSGILSGWDSLDPALRWLLRINLTALTTATVLLGAAYLLGFQHTAVEIDLAVMATSILLMLATPPLCRRHGAPAAIVGLTLSALLFAVGGTWATPNLSPLTVLLTMVPLLVGFPYLGRRWIQALSVVAVVGSAAVAALAEWRRVEAINELWWVNAIVIAASLPAGVAVVVFLVRDAYTRLQDQSAQLVESRTRIVDVADAARRSLERDLHDGAQQRLLAMSVTIERARKELLAGRHEGAAALLGQLASDNREVVTELRELARGIYPPLLAERGLVAALQSTARRSTVPVTLDIADVERTGRQVEAAAYFCILEALTNSAKHADATEVLVTLRGRPHLQFSVSDDGRGFERDRVVTGGLLGMEARVAAAGGRLTLETGPGRGTVLRGEFPEDRPV; translated from the coding sequence ATGAGCGGGATCCTGTCGGGCTGGGACAGCCTCGACCCGGCGCTGCGGTGGCTGCTGCGGATCAACCTGACCGCCCTCACCACCGCCACCGTCCTGCTCGGCGCGGCGTACCTGCTCGGCTTCCAGCACACCGCGGTGGAGATCGACCTCGCCGTGATGGCCACCTCGATCCTGCTGATGCTCGCCACGCCCCCGCTGTGCCGTCGCCACGGAGCGCCGGCCGCGATCGTCGGGCTGACGCTCTCCGCGCTGCTCTTCGCCGTGGGCGGCACGTGGGCGACGCCCAACCTGAGCCCGCTGACGGTGCTGCTGACGATGGTCCCGCTGCTGGTTGGCTTCCCCTACCTCGGCCGGCGCTGGATCCAGGCGCTGAGCGTGGTGGCGGTCGTCGGCAGCGCGGCGGTCGCGGCCCTGGCCGAGTGGCGGCGGGTCGAGGCGATCAACGAGCTGTGGTGGGTCAACGCCATCGTGATCGCGGCGTCGCTGCCGGCCGGCGTGGCCGTGGTGGTGTTCCTCGTCCGCGACGCCTACACCCGCCTGCAGGACCAGTCGGCCCAGCTCGTGGAGTCCCGTACGCGGATCGTCGACGTGGCCGACGCGGCTCGCCGCAGCCTCGAGCGCGACCTGCACGACGGCGCGCAGCAGCGCCTGCTCGCGATGAGCGTGACCATCGAGCGTGCCCGCAAGGAGCTGCTGGCCGGCCGGCACGAGGGAGCTGCCGCGCTGCTCGGCCAGCTGGCGTCCGACAACCGCGAGGTCGTCACCGAGCTGCGCGAGCTGGCTCGCGGCATCTACCCCCCGCTGCTCGCCGAGCGCGGGCTCGTCGCAGCGTTGCAGTCCACCGCACGCCGCTCGACGGTCCCGGTCACGCTCGACATCGCCGACGTCGAGCGCACCGGTCGCCAGGTCGAGGCGGCGGCGTACTTCTGCATCCTCGAGGCACTGACCAACAGCGCGAAGCACGCGGACGCCACCGAGGTGCTGGTGACCCTGCGCGGTCGCCCGCACCTGCAGTTCAGCGTGTCCGACGACGGGCGCGGCTTCGAGCGGGACCGGGTGGTCACCGGCGGACTGCTCGGCATGGAGGCGCGCGTCGCGGCCGCTGGCGGCCGGCTCACGCTCGAGACCGGACCCGGCCGGGGCACCGTGCTGCGCGGCGAGTTCCCGGAGGACCGACCGGTCTGA
- a CDS encoding response regulator transcription factor produces the protein MSQIRVVLAEDGDLLRAGVLALLDPYDDIDVVATATSLPELLAAVDEHRPDVLLTDIRMPPDFTDEGVRAAGELRRTHPDVGVVALTQYADVEYALDLVREGSDGRGYLLKERVADVDELVAALRTVAAGGSVIDQIVVDALVATGTRRHDSLLDRLTPRELEVLSMVARGMTNAAIAGELVITDRAVEKHINSILTKLDLPANAPVHRRVAATLVFLSEAGVGGGVAPRR, from the coding sequence ATGTCGCAGATCCGGGTGGTCCTCGCCGAGGACGGAGACCTGCTCCGCGCGGGCGTCCTCGCGTTGCTCGACCCCTATGACGACATCGACGTCGTCGCCACGGCCACCAGCCTCCCGGAGCTGCTGGCCGCCGTGGACGAGCACCGTCCCGACGTGCTGCTCACCGACATCCGGATGCCGCCGGACTTCACCGACGAGGGGGTCCGCGCGGCGGGCGAGCTGCGGCGTACGCACCCGGACGTGGGCGTCGTGGCGCTGACGCAGTACGCCGACGTGGAGTACGCGCTCGACCTCGTGCGCGAGGGCAGTGACGGTCGCGGCTACCTCCTCAAGGAGCGCGTCGCCGACGTCGACGAGCTCGTGGCGGCGCTCCGTACGGTCGCGGCCGGCGGATCGGTGATCGACCAGATCGTCGTCGACGCCCTGGTGGCGACCGGCACGCGGCGCCACGACTCCCTGCTCGACCGGCTCACCCCACGCGAGCTCGAGGTGCTCTCGATGGTCGCGCGCGGGATGACCAACGCGGCGATCGCGGGGGAGCTGGTGATCACGGACCGGGCCGTGGAGAAGCACATCAACTCGATCCTGACCAAGCTCGACCTGCCCGCGAACGCCCCGGTGCACCGGCGGGTCGCGGCGACGCTGGTCTTCCTCAGCGAGGCCGGTGTCGGCGGCGGGGTCGCACCCCGCCGATGA
- a CDS encoding TetR/AcrR family transcriptional regulator, which produces MTPRRQQILDIAAELFATRGFHGVSVAELGSACGISGPALYKHFESKDAMLAEMLVTISETLLAEGRTRVAGATGPREALEALVEWHIEFALEHRALIVVQDRDWSNLPDEARERVRALQRAYVDVWATEVRRLEPGLSPEASRTRAHVLFGLLNSTPHSGRLPDPQMHDVLRDMAHGALGLA; this is translated from the coding sequence GTGACCCCACGCCGCCAGCAGATCCTGGACATCGCTGCCGAGCTGTTCGCCACCCGCGGGTTCCACGGCGTCTCGGTGGCCGAGCTCGGCTCGGCGTGCGGGATCTCCGGTCCCGCGCTCTACAAGCACTTCGAGTCCAAGGACGCGATGCTCGCCGAGATGCTGGTGACCATCAGCGAGACGCTGCTCGCGGAGGGCCGGACACGCGTCGCCGGTGCCACCGGGCCGCGTGAGGCGCTGGAGGCGCTCGTCGAGTGGCACATCGAGTTCGCCCTCGAGCACCGCGCCCTGATCGTGGTGCAGGACCGCGACTGGAGCAACCTGCCCGACGAGGCGCGCGAACGGGTCCGTGCCCTCCAGCGCGCCTACGTCGACGTCTGGGCCACCGAGGTGCGCCGCCTCGAGCCCGGCCTGAGCCCCGAGGCATCGCGCACCCGCGCCCACGTCCTCTTCGGCCTGCTCAACTCCACGCCGCACAGCGGCCGCCTGCCCGACCCGCAGATGCACGACGTGCTGCGCGACATGGCCCACGGCGCGCTCGGTCTCGCCTGA
- a CDS encoding SigE family RNA polymerase sigma factor, with the protein MADPELFDAFVVARSPSLLRTAYLLTHDRGLAEDLVQTTLTKTWFAWGRLNDDDPVRYVRRVLVATSVSWHRRLWVRERPTAELPEQTAEVGDSPEAHDLWVAIGHLPPRQRAVVVLRYYEDLSEAETAQLLGCSVGTVKSQCSKAMSKLRVDAALVPLVDDGSRS; encoded by the coding sequence GTGGCGGATCCCGAGCTGTTCGACGCGTTCGTGGTCGCCCGGTCGCCATCCCTGCTCCGAACGGCGTACCTGCTGACCCACGACCGGGGGCTGGCCGAGGACCTCGTGCAGACGACGCTGACGAAGACGTGGTTCGCCTGGGGACGCCTCAACGACGACGACCCGGTGCGCTACGTGCGTCGCGTGCTGGTCGCGACGTCGGTGTCGTGGCACCGCAGGCTGTGGGTGCGCGAGCGACCCACTGCCGAGCTGCCCGAGCAGACGGCCGAGGTGGGGGACTCCCCGGAGGCGCACGACCTCTGGGTCGCGATCGGGCACCTGCCGCCACGCCAGAGGGCCGTCGTGGTGCTGCGCTACTACGAGGACCTGTCCGAGGCGGAGACCGCGCAGCTGCTGGGCTGCTCGGTCGGCACCGTCAAGAGCCAGTGCTCCAAGGCGATGTCCAAGTTGAGGGTCGACGCGGCACTGGTGCCGCTCGTGGACGACGGGAGCCGCTCGTGA
- a CDS encoding ferritin: MQLSDALENAFNAQITLEFQASLVYRQLAIELELMDLPGMAAWLRHQADEEIVHANKFIDHVADRDNHPRIGATSAPTPTVGSVLDAFAAALAHEERVSASIRDLYRLAESEGDLDSRPLLNWFLEEQVEEEATVKEIVGRLRMIDDDGPGLLRLDDELGARPVTTTEAR, translated from the coding sequence ATGCAGCTGAGCGATGCCCTCGAGAACGCCTTCAACGCCCAGATCACGCTCGAGTTCCAGGCATCGTTGGTCTACCGCCAGCTCGCCATCGAGCTCGAGCTCATGGACCTCCCCGGCATGGCCGCGTGGTTGCGGCACCAGGCCGACGAGGAGATCGTCCACGCCAACAAGTTCATCGACCACGTCGCCGACCGCGACAACCACCCGCGCATCGGCGCCACCTCGGCGCCCACCCCGACAGTGGGCTCCGTCCTCGACGCCTTCGCCGCGGCGCTGGCCCACGAGGAGAGGGTGTCGGCCTCGATCCGTGACCTCTACCGCCTCGCCGAGTCCGAGGGCGACCTCGACTCGCGCCCCCTGCTCAACTGGTTCCTCGAGGAGCAGGTCGAGGAGGAGGCCACCGTCAAGGAGATCGTCGGCCGGCTCAGGATGATCGACGACGACGGCCCCGGCCTGCTCCGCCTCGACGACGAGCTCGGCGCCCGCCCGGTCACCACCACCGAGGCCCGCTGA
- a CDS encoding DEAD/DEAH box helicase: MSFVPVTGPARLLAGERPRDGSVEFTDDRRTIVLPIRGALPVLGKARDQPDAHPSVSLLAGAALLGLQLVASGRFAPDPDGRHWQVAGLDADDERRISELARARAWDGFDEATAEGTVRAVLDAVVDTVPRTAPGRSRHRGPSAPARGPETRSPDDFSDQLQQRIARIRARGRDDRPHLVSISFRIEADEEELVAGAVRLVLQVHAVDNAAHVADASELWADPGPEAGHGFGERARTHAAIALRSAADAWPVLDRLLDLRVPDEIVLDTDEILSLLDGGAAALTEAGHPVMWPKYLDREVTQRVELGQQRSTGTREEALQDGLFGPQALFGFEWQLSLHGEELTDDEMDELARTTSPIIKLRDNWVAVDSAIIKRARKRLVRTVTPVQALAASLTGVVDIEDAPYEAVVGASLLKVRDRVRDAATRELVDVPSALRAELRDYQRRGLTWLAELTSLGLGACLADDMGLGKTITVIALHLHRAGLDTPRSSLAGYSTTDHGGPTLVVCPASLLGNWEAEIRRFAPGVGVRRHHGSARDLDGVTSGFVLTTYGTMRNDAALLAEVPWDLVVADEAQHVKNSRSAAARALRTIPSTARVALTGTPVENDLTELWSILDWAVPGLLGSRNAFRKVWAGPIESGLEPTKARQFADLIGPFLLRRRKSDPGVAPELPPKTETDHLLGLTREQVVLYETLVRDSMRRIEEADEETRRGLVLKLLTGLKQICNHPAHFLRQPNPRLRGRSEKLELLDELVGTVMAEDGAVLVFTQYVAMADLLVRHLATAGVPHQFLHGGTPVRGRDEMVARFQAGEVPVFLLSLKAGGTGLNLTRADHVIHFDRWWNPAVEDQATDRAYRIGQTRPVQVHRFVTQGTIEEKIAQLLTRKRSLADSVLARGDTALTELSDDELRDLVALRR; encoded by the coding sequence ATGAGCTTCGTCCCGGTCACCGGTCCCGCCAGGTTGCTGGCGGGTGAGCGGCCCCGGGACGGCTCGGTCGAGTTCACCGACGACCGGCGCACGATCGTGCTGCCGATCCGCGGCGCCCTGCCGGTGCTCGGCAAGGCCCGCGACCAGCCCGACGCGCACCCGTCGGTCTCGCTCCTGGCGGGAGCCGCCCTCCTGGGCCTCCAGCTCGTGGCCTCGGGACGGTTCGCGCCCGACCCCGACGGCCGGCACTGGCAGGTCGCCGGCCTCGATGCCGACGACGAGCGCCGCATCAGCGAGCTCGCCCGCGCCCGTGCCTGGGACGGCTTCGACGAGGCGACCGCGGAGGGCACCGTACGCGCGGTGCTCGACGCGGTGGTCGACACGGTGCCGCGCACCGCACCGGGCCGGTCCCGGCACCGGGGGCCGTCCGCTCCTGCCCGCGGGCCGGAGACCCGCAGCCCGGACGACTTCAGCGACCAGCTCCAGCAGCGCATCGCCCGCATCCGCGCGCGCGGGCGCGACGACCGGCCGCACCTGGTCTCGATCTCGTTCCGGATCGAGGCCGACGAGGAGGAGCTCGTCGCCGGAGCCGTACGCCTCGTGCTCCAGGTGCACGCCGTCGACAACGCCGCGCACGTGGCGGACGCGTCCGAGCTGTGGGCCGACCCCGGCCCCGAGGCCGGCCACGGGTTCGGCGAGCGCGCCCGCACGCACGCGGCGATCGCGCTGCGCTCCGCGGCCGACGCGTGGCCGGTCCTCGACCGGCTGCTCGACCTGCGGGTGCCCGACGAGATCGTCCTCGACACCGACGAGATCCTCTCCCTCCTCGACGGCGGCGCGGCCGCGCTGACCGAGGCCGGTCACCCGGTCATGTGGCCGAAGTACCTCGACCGCGAGGTCACCCAGCGCGTCGAGCTCGGCCAGCAGAGGTCGACCGGCACGCGCGAGGAGGCGTTGCAGGACGGCCTGTTCGGCCCGCAGGCGCTGTTCGGGTTCGAGTGGCAGCTCTCGCTGCACGGCGAGGAGCTCACCGACGACGAGATGGACGAGCTGGCCCGCACCACCAGCCCGATCATCAAGCTGCGCGACAACTGGGTCGCGGTCGACTCCGCGATCATCAAGCGGGCGCGCAAGCGGCTCGTGCGCACCGTGACCCCCGTGCAGGCGCTCGCCGCCTCGCTCACCGGGGTCGTGGACATCGAGGACGCGCCCTACGAAGCCGTCGTCGGGGCCAGCCTGCTCAAGGTCCGCGACCGGGTGCGCGACGCAGCGACCAGGGAGCTGGTCGACGTGCCGTCGGCCCTCCGGGCCGAGCTCCGCGACTACCAGCGCCGCGGGCTGACCTGGCTCGCCGAGCTCACCTCGCTCGGGCTCGGCGCCTGCCTCGCCGACGACATGGGGTTGGGCAAGACGATCACCGTGATCGCGCTGCACCTCCACCGCGCGGGTCTCGATACACCCCGCTCGTCCCTCGCGGGGTACTCGACCACCGACCACGGCGGGCCGACCCTGGTGGTCTGCCCCGCCTCGCTGCTCGGCAACTGGGAGGCCGAGATCCGACGGTTCGCGCCGGGGGTCGGCGTACGCCGCCACCACGGCAGCGCCCGCGACCTCGACGGCGTCACGAGCGGCTTCGTCCTCACGACCTACGGCACGATGCGCAACGACGCCGCCCTGCTCGCCGAGGTGCCGTGGGACCTGGTGGTCGCCGACGAGGCGCAGCACGTCAAGAACTCCCGCTCGGCCGCCGCCCGGGCGCTGCGCACGATCCCGAGCACCGCCCGCGTCGCCCTCACCGGCACCCCCGTGGAGAACGACCTCACCGAGCTGTGGTCGATCCTCGACTGGGCTGTCCCCGGCCTGCTCGGCAGCCGCAACGCCTTCCGCAAGGTCTGGGCCGGTCCCATCGAGTCCGGGCTCGAGCCGACCAAGGCGCGCCAGTTCGCCGACCTGATCGGGCCCTTCCTGCTGCGCCGGCGCAAGTCCGACCCCGGTGTCGCACCCGAGCTGCCACCCAAGACGGAGACCGACCACCTCCTCGGACTCACCCGCGAGCAGGTCGTCCTCTACGAGACGCTCGTGCGCGACTCGATGCGGCGCATCGAGGAGGCCGACGAGGAGACCCGCCGGGGCCTCGTGCTCAAGCTCCTCACCGGGCTGAAGCAGATCTGCAACCATCCCGCCCACTTCCTGCGCCAGCCCAACCCCCGGCTCCGCGGCCGCTCGGAGAAGCTCGAGCTCCTCGACGAGCTCGTGGGCACCGTGATGGCCGAGGACGGCGCCGTCCTCGTCTTCACCCAGTACGTCGCGATGGCCGACCTCCTCGTGCGCCACCTCGCCACGGCGGGCGTGCCACACCAGTTCCTGCACGGCGGCACGCCGGTGCGCGGCCGCGACGAGATGGTGGCGCGCTTCCAGGCCGGCGAGGTGCCGGTCTTCCTGCTGTCGCTCAAGGCCGGCGGCACCGGGCTCAACCTGACCCGGGCCGACCACGTCATCCACTTCGACCGCTGGTGGAACCCCGCGGTCGAGGACCAGGCCACCGACCGGGCCTACCGGATCGGGCAGACCCGCCCCGTCCAGGTCCACCGCTTCGTCACGCAGGGCACGATCGAGGAGAAGATCGCCCAGCTGCTCACCCGCAAGCGCTCGCTCGCCGACTCGGTGCTCGCCCGCGGCGACACGGCGCTCACGGAGCTGTCCGACGACGAGCTGCGCGACCTCGTGGCGTTGCGGCGATGA
- a CDS encoding dipeptidase: MDLTGLLAAHPVIDGHNDLLWTARVEVAYDFSRLDVGAGGTPTHTDLPRMRAGGMGAQFWSVYVPTRLTGDAAVSATLEQVDAARMLTSRYADELAWATTADEVEDAWAGDRMASLVGAEGGHSIDCSLGTLRQLHDLGVRYLTLTHNANTPWADSATDAPVAGGLTAFGREVVREMNRLGMMVDLSHVSADTMRAALDVAEAPAIFSHSSARVVTDSPRNAPDDVLEALARGGGVCMVTFVPKFVNAACADAHRELVAAAAAEGVPEADGVRFAELERAWVLDHPQPTATLADVVAHVEHVREVAGIDHVGLGGDYDGVETLPAGLEDVSTYPALLAALAERGWSSDDLARLTCRNTLRVMREVEERAEEIQLTRGPSLARIEDLDGTSPAHP, from the coding sequence ATGGACCTCACCGGCCTGCTGGCCGCCCACCCCGTGATCGACGGGCACAACGACCTGCTCTGGACCGCGCGCGTCGAGGTGGCGTACGACTTCTCCCGCCTCGACGTCGGTGCCGGCGGCACGCCGACCCACACCGACCTGCCCCGCATGCGTGCCGGCGGGATGGGCGCCCAGTTCTGGTCCGTCTACGTCCCGACGCGGCTGACGGGCGACGCCGCCGTGAGCGCCACGCTCGAGCAGGTCGACGCCGCCCGGATGCTGACCAGCCGGTACGCCGACGAGCTGGCGTGGGCGACGACCGCCGACGAGGTGGAGGACGCCTGGGCGGGGGACCGGATGGCGTCGCTGGTGGGAGCGGAGGGCGGGCACTCGATCGACTGCTCGCTGGGCACGCTGCGCCAGCTGCACGATCTCGGCGTGCGCTACCTGACCCTGACCCACAACGCGAACACCCCGTGGGCCGACTCGGCGACCGATGCCCCCGTCGCGGGCGGGCTGACGGCCTTCGGTCGCGAGGTCGTGCGGGAGATGAACCGGCTGGGCATGATGGTCGACCTCTCCCACGTCTCCGCCGACACGATGCGCGCCGCCCTCGACGTCGCGGAGGCACCGGCGATCTTCAGCCACAGCTCGGCCCGCGTCGTGACCGACAGCCCCCGCAACGCCCCCGACGACGTGCTCGAGGCGTTGGCCCGCGGCGGCGGCGTGTGCATGGTGACCTTCGTGCCGAAGTTCGTGAACGCCGCCTGCGCCGACGCGCACCGCGAGCTGGTGGCGGCCGCTGCTGCGGAGGGGGTCCCCGAGGCCGACGGCGTACGGTTCGCCGAGCTCGAGCGCGCCTGGGTGCTCGACCACCCCCAGCCGACGGCGACGCTGGCCGACGTGGTAGCGCACGTCGAGCACGTACGCGAGGTCGCGGGCATCGACCACGTCGGGCTCGGCGGCGACTACGACGGCGTCGAGACGCTGCCGGCCGGCCTCGAGGACGTGTCGACCTATCCGGCACTGCTCGCGGCCCTCGCCGAGCGTGGATGGTCCTCCGACGACCTCGCCCGGCTCACCTGCCGCAACACGCTGCGGGTGATGCGCGAGGTCGAGGAGCGGGCCGAGGAGATCCAGTTGACGCGCGGACCGAGCCTGGCCCGGATCGAGGACCTCGACGGAACCTCGCCGGCCCACCCCTGA
- a CDS encoding DHA2 family efflux MFS transporter permease subunit produces MTDTQTSPGDTTPETSDKLDKGVLLVAGVVVLGAIMSILDITVVSVALNTFQEEFDATAAEVAWTMTGYTLALASVIPLTGWAADRFGTKRLYLLAVLLFTLGSVLCAAATSLEMLVLFRVLQGLGGGMLMPLGMTILTRAAGPERVGRVMAVLGIPMLLGPIFGPIIGGALIESASWHWIFLINLPIGIAAIAYAWVVLPRDHVEPSETFDWLGMVLLSPGLAAFLYGVSSIPEEGTVMAGRVLVPMVIGLALIVAFVPWALARRNIHPLVELRLFKNKNMTVAIIAMTLFAIAFFGASLLFPLYFIQVRGEGTLFTGWLLAPQGVGAMLTMPIAGILADRIGPGKIVLTGITVITVGMAMFTQIGADTSYAYILGALFVMGLGMGATMMPIMTAALATLTSHNVARGSTLLNITQQVAASIGTALFSVILTNELKGSDAVAQAGAVRGAAGSDDPSALAEAAQQLGIDPASLPQLFARATEDMADSFATVFIVAAVLVACCLVPAAFLPRKKVAPVDPTAMVGH; encoded by the coding sequence GTGACCGACACCCAGACCTCACCCGGCGACACCACGCCGGAGACCTCCGACAAGCTCGACAAGGGCGTCCTGCTGGTGGCCGGCGTGGTCGTCCTCGGCGCCATCATGTCGATCCTCGACATCACCGTCGTCTCCGTCGCGCTCAACACGTTCCAGGAGGAGTTCGACGCCACCGCGGCCGAGGTCGCCTGGACGATGACCGGCTACACCCTCGCCCTCGCCAGCGTGATCCCGTTGACCGGCTGGGCCGCCGACCGCTTCGGCACCAAGCGCCTCTACCTCCTCGCGGTCCTGCTCTTCACTCTCGGATCGGTGCTCTGCGCCGCAGCCACCTCGCTGGAGATGCTCGTGCTCTTCCGCGTCCTCCAGGGGCTCGGCGGCGGCATGCTGATGCCGCTCGGCATGACCATCCTGACCCGCGCCGCCGGCCCCGAGCGGGTCGGTCGCGTGATGGCCGTGCTCGGCATCCCGATGCTCCTCGGCCCGATCTTCGGCCCGATCATCGGCGGCGCGCTGATCGAGAGCGCGTCGTGGCACTGGATCTTCCTCATCAACCTGCCGATCGGCATCGCTGCGATCGCCTACGCCTGGGTCGTGCTGCCCCGCGACCACGTCGAGCCGTCGGAGACCTTCGACTGGCTGGGCATGGTGCTGCTCTCGCCCGGCCTCGCCGCCTTCCTCTACGGCGTCAGCTCGATCCCCGAGGAGGGCACGGTCATGGCGGGCCGCGTGCTGGTGCCGATGGTCATCGGCCTCGCACTGATCGTCGCGTTCGTCCCGTGGGCCCTGGCCCGGCGCAACATCCACCCGCTGGTGGAGCTGCGCCTGTTCAAGAACAAGAACATGACGGTCGCGATCATCGCGATGACCCTCTTCGCGATCGCCTTCTTCGGCGCCTCGCTGCTCTTCCCGCTCTACTTCATCCAGGTCCGCGGCGAGGGCACCCTGTTCACCGGGTGGCTGCTGGCCCCGCAGGGCGTCGGCGCGATGCTGACCATGCCGATCGCCGGCATCCTCGCGGACAGGATCGGCCCCGGGAAGATCGTCCTCACCGGCATCACGGTGATCACCGTCGGCATGGCGATGTTCACCCAGATCGGCGCGGACACCTCGTACGCCTACATCCTCGGCGCGCTGTTCGTCATGGGCCTCGGCATGGGCGCGACGATGATGCCGATCATGACGGCCGCGCTCGCCACCCTCACCTCGCACAACGTGGCCCGCGGCTCCACCCTGCTCAACATCACCCAGCAGGTGGCCGCGTCGATCGGCACGGCCCTGTTCTCGGTGATCCTCACCAACGAGCTGAAGGGCAGCGATGCGGTCGCCCAGGCCGGTGCGGTCCGAGGCGCGGCCGGCAGCGACGACCCCTCCGCGCTCGCGGAGGCAGCCCAGCAGCTCGGTATCGACCCGGCGTCGTTGCCGCAGCTGTTCGCCCGGGCGACGGAGGACATGGCCGACTCGTTCGCGACGGTCTTCATCGTCGCGGCCGTCCTGGTCGCGTGCTGCCTGGTCCCCGCCGCGTTCCTCCCGCGCAAGAAGGTCGCACCGGTCGACCCGACGGCGATGGTGGGTCACTGA